A single window of Periplaneta americana isolate PAMFEO1 chromosome 14, P.americana_PAMFEO1_priV1, whole genome shotgun sequence DNA harbors:
- the LOC138713471 gene encoding hemolymph lipopolysaccharide-binding protein-like: MSLRNETGHWVAQLQLGHDACEKSAGPYEVDIDHMAAKCEDSESILISAKIAAAPSTTMITQSKSPKVPTVLGYELVPGQGYYKLHTDVNTWHGAKMICEEEGAHLMVINSEKEVKSVKPILDKNSNIAGGVHTDWIWIGFHDLYDEGKFVTIFNDTLESTGYVNWGGGEGSGGKSENCGLLHQSLLLADYPCNAKDGFLCEIEL; the protein is encoded by the exons TTGCAACTAGGACATGATGCATGTGAAAAGAGTGCGGGACCTTACGAAGTGGACATCGATCACATGGCCGCCAAGTGTGAAGACTCCGAATCGATCCTCATATCGGCTAAGATAGCAGCAG CGCCATCTACAACTATGATTACGCAATCAAAATCTCCGAAAGTCCCTACTGTCTTGGGGTACGAACTGGTACCCGGGCAGGGTTACTACAAGTTGCACACAGACGTCAATACCTGGCACGGTGCGAAGATGATCTGCGAAGAGGAGGGAGCCCACCTGATGGTCATCAACTCCGAGAAGGAAGTGAAATCCGTGAAGCCAATATTAGATAAGAATTCCAACATTGCAGGCGGCGTTCACACCGACTGGATATGGATAGGATTCCATGACCTCTATGATGAAGGAAAATTCGTCACCATTTTCA ACGACACACTGGAATCTACTGGATATGTGAATTGGGGTGGCGGGGAAGGATCTGGCGGCAAGAGTGAAAACTGTGGGCTCTTACACCAGAGCCTTTTACTTGCAGATTATCCCTGTAACGCTAAGGATGGCTTCCTCTGCGAGATAGAGTTATAA